TCCTGAGGCGGTACAGAGGCACCTCCAGGGGCCACAGGGCATCCCCAGGTGATACAGGGGTATCCCAAGGTGCTACGGGGGCATCTCGAGGTGCTACAGGGCATCCCGAGGTGCTACAGGGCCATCCCGAGGTGGTACAGGGGCATCTCGAGGTGGTACAGGGGCATCTTCAGGGGCTACAGGGGCATCTTAAGGTGCTACAGGGCATCTTCAGGGCCTACAGGGGCATCTTGAGGTGCTACAGGGGCATCCCGAGGTGCTACAGGGCATCCCGAGGTGCTACGGGGGCATCCCAAGGTGCTACGGGGGCATCTCGAGGTGCTACAGGGGCATCTTCATGGGCTACAGGGGCATCCCGAGGGGCTGTAGTGCTCTCCCTGGAGCACCTGTAGATCTCAACTTGGGGTGGCTGAGGAGGGGGCTATAAATCCCCCGCCATGGGTGACTGTAGGACCCACCCTAGGGGcctttccccctcctcacctctgccCAGGGGTGCCAGGTCTCAGATGTTGTTTGCACCCTCACCAGGCACCTGGTTATGGGCAGGAGAGCGTAGAGGTAATGGAGCTGGGTGACTTAAATGTGTTTCTAGGACCTGCCAAGGAGGGGAAAACATCCTCTCCCTCCAGTTCTCCCCTCCACTCCCAGAACATAACGGGGGCTGATCACCAACCCCGACCTGGaagagcagggctggcaggggagtccttttctccctcctttccacgtCTGGAGGCTTCAGTCCCTGGTGCTGCAGGTTCCAAGGCTCCTGCTCCTCATCCTTTAAGCTCTATCCTTCAGGTCCCAGTGGAAAAGTGAAGctggaggtgtccgtgccctcCCTGGGCTCCTGGAGATGGGCACGGGAGTGTGGAGGTGACAGACCTGGGTGcacttaaatatatatatacacatatatatatatacacacacacgtgtATGCGTGTCCCCTGAAGGCACATGCTTCCCGTGCGCCTGGAGtgccattaaaaatgtattaatagCCAAGTGTAATTAAATACAAGGAGCTGCAGGAAAATGCACATGAAAGGACAGATGGCAATGGGCAGGAAGCTGGGAGTTGGAGTTCCTCAGAGCACGGAGTCGTAGGGGCAGGAAATGTCTCGGGCACCGTGCGACCTCGGTGACAATGGTTGGTTGAGAAGAACCCCAGCTCTGTTATCCAGGCACTCTTCAAGCATCAAGGGGGGTCAGTGTTCAACAGCTCGTGTGCAtgtggttttaatttaaaaaaaaaaaaaaaatggccaaACAAACCCCCTTAGGATTTGCGGGGGAAGAACCTCCAGTTGCGTTTCCCTCGGCCGCTGTGGTGAGAGTGGGttgggaggggattggagggTGTGCTGGTCCTCAGCTGGTTCCTATTAGTGTTCCTGTTCGCTCTCCTCCGTGCACTGGTGGTTCACACCACCTCGCTGCGCGGTGTCGGCGCTCAGCTGCTTGCAGGGGCTGTGCAAGTCTGTGCAGTGACACTGAATCATCTCCTACGGTGCTGaaggaagggtctgggtgcttggTCTTGTATcttctctccaactacctgaaaggaggttgtggagaagagggagctgggctcttctcccaagggataggggacaggacgagagggaatggcctcaagctccaccaggggagggtcaggctggacattaggaaaaaatttttcacggaaagggtcattgggcagtggcagaggctgcccagggagggggttgagtccccttccctggaggggtttaagggacgggtggacgaggtgctgagggacatgggttagagattgataggaatggttggactcgatgatctgttgggtcttctccaacctggttattctatgattctcgcTGGGGTCTTCAGCCTTCACTGCTCCAGGTTGTCCCCGCTTCCCAGAGCTCGTGCTCCTCATCCTTTAAGCTCTGTCCCTGGGCAGAAGCATCTCCATACCAAGAAGGCATGGGGGGTATCGGTGAGTCAGCCACGCTATCAAGAAGCACACACTCCTCCATCCCTCGTCCGGTGATAAGAAGAGCAGCAGTGATGTAGAGCCAAAGCCCTGCGTGGCTGGAGTCCCACCAGGGTGTTGGACGGAGCTGCTTTACTTCAGCACTTTGCACAGGTCTCGCTTCGCATTTAATCGCCGTAAGGCTCCTGGTGTGGAGTCACCTTCgctttctccccctccttgcTGTCACACATCTGCAGCAGGGAAGGATTTGGGCTGGTAGCAGCACTTGCAGCCGTGCTGACAGCTGACTGCGCTTTGGATCCATGAGGAATAGCACCCGGCATCTCccaagcagctgcagctgggagctggaggagctgccgCCTCCAAACCAAGCAAGCCCCTGCATGCGTGTCTGCAGGTTGCTGACAAACCACGTGTGAGTCTCCAAAGTTAGCCTGGAATTCAGGGGGGATAAGGCTCCATAATCCCATTAAAGCCACTGGAAAGGGCTGACCAGGCTGTTgagcagcaaaacaaagcagcGCAAGGACTTGGCGGGCGAGGTGGCTCTGAGCATCTCAAGACGGAGCCGTTCACCTGCGGCTGGCGTGCGTGTGGCTGATGGGAGAGCACTGACTCTGCATGGATGGGCCATGATGCCTTTCACTTGCAGGATTTCTGGCCTCTGGGGCCTGGCAGGACTAGTTGAGGAGAGAACCGAGCATGGCGCTGTGGTGGAAACAGATTATCTGACCTGGAAAAAGCACCTGCGCTTACTTGAGAAGGTTCAGCACACCCCAGCTGCAGCCAAGGGGCCACAGCCTGGTGGGACGTGGTAGCCAGCTCGCCGCTTGCCATGCTCACCATGAATCCAACACCAGCCAGCTGTGCAATGAGGGGTATCTCATTCCAGTGCTTTGAGTTTCCCTCGGGAGGCCGCATGGGGAGCCCTATATATAGGCACCCTATATAGGAGCGTGAGTTGCTGAGTGGGATTGTCTAAAATTAGCTGTCCCACCCCCGAGCACCGCTGCTGCCGTAGCACGCGCCCTCGCCCCCCTCCTGCTCCACCAGCATCACacctgctccagctccctgaaCCCAAAAGggataaagaatcatagaatcaccaggttggaagagacccactggatcattgagtccaaccattcccatcaaacactaaactatgtccctcagcacctcatctacccgtcccttaaacccctccagggaaggggactcaaccccctccctgggcagcctctgccagtgcccaatgaccctttccatgaaaaattttttcctgatgtccagcctgaacctcccctggtggagcttgaggccattccctctcgtcctgtcccctgtcacatgggagaagagcccagctccctcctctccacaacctcctttcagggagttggagagagcaatgaggtctcccctcagcctcctcttctccaggctaaaatcACTCTCATGGAGAGAAGTGGCACCCCGGCACGCTCAGCCTTGGTGCTGAGCATCCTGCCTGAATTCATCTCAGCATCCTCCCTGCGTGGAGCTGAGTGTCCTCCCTGGTGGAGTTGAGTGTCCTCCCTGTGTAGGGCTGGTGGGGCGAGGATCTCCTGTGGGATGATGGAGATCCAAGCCCCTTGGCGTGCGCCAGAGGTGgctggtttagtatttgataggaatggttggactcgatgatctgatgggtcttttccaacctggtgattctatgattctgtgaaatcactgcgggctggggagaggagcaCGGTGCGGGCAGCAGCGTCAGCCCCTGCATGTGCGCAGGCAGGCGGCCAAGCTGGGGTGAGTGGAGAACAAGACTCCCTTTCCATCTGCGAGGAACCATCAGGGCAATGACGTGAGAAGTCCCCAgcagagatgtccctgcctatcaGCGTCCTGGCTCCGTGGGGAGGgtcaggaggaggagatggggtggTGGTGTTTGCTCTGTGTTGTTTGCTGGTTTGtttagtttggggtttgtttggttttattttttttttatcattttatgcCAAAAGATTTCCGCTGCTTTTGTTGGGAGCGATTCTTGGGGCTGTTTAGGTGCCAAGCGTGCTGGTGGCGAGGCTGCTCTGAGCGATTCCTGAGCTGCCAGGTGAAAAACAAGCAGGATTTGCACCCAAACCACCAGCTTCGTGCAGCCGAACCCTCGTGCCTGTGGCTTTGTGCAAAGCCTCGAAGCCTTGGAAACtcacctcaagctccaccaggggaggtttaggctgaacattaggaaaaaatttttcacagaaagagtcattgggcactggcagaggctgcccagggagggggttgagtccccttccctggaggggtttaaggaatggatggacgaggcgctgagagacatgggttagtgattgatgggaatggttggactcgatgatccggtgggtctgttccaacctggtgattctatgattctacgatctgCTGCAGAGGCTTTTCTGGCTGCGTGGGTGCTGCTGCTTGGTGCTTTCTTTTGTCTGGTATTGTCTTCTCTACGTTGCTTTCTCCTTGGGGTGCGGGAGGGGGGTTCCCCCCCATGCCCAGGTGGCACAACAGGGATGAAGAGGCATCGTCTCTGCTACCCGTCTCCCCTCCAGCTCTTCACCGATGGCATCACCAACAAGCTCGTGGCCTGCTACACGGACGAGGGCATGGCAGACGCGGTGCTGGTGCGCGTTTACGGCAGGAAGACGGAGCTCTTCGTGGACCGGGAGACGGAGCTGAGGAACTTCCAGGTGCTGCGTGCCCACGGCTGCGCCCCTGACCTCTACTGCGCCTTCCAGAACGGGTTCTGCTACCAGTTCCTGCCAGGCATCGCACTGGGGCCCGACCACGTGCGGGACCCCCACATCTTCAGGTCTGCAGGGTTGCTCACCTCCTCAGGGGTGGGTCTAGGGGAGAGCCAGGGGTGGGGGAAGAGGTGCTTCTCTGGGCATGAGGGGTTTCCTCAgtataagaaggagatggaactgttgggatGGGTCCAGAAGAAGCCGTGAAGGtgatccaggggctggagcacctcccatatgaggacatgctgatagagttggggttgtccagcttggagaaaagaaggctccgtggagaccttagagcagcttccaattctgaaagaggctccaggaagactggagagggactttttacaagggtgtggagtggtgggatgaggggggatggcttcatattggaagggggaagatctagactagacattaggaagaaatccttcatgaTGAcagtgaggaggccctggcccaggttgcccagagcagtggtggctgccccatccctggagaggttcaaagccaggttggatggggcttggagcccctgatccagtgggaggtgtccctgcccatggcaaggggtgggactggatgggctttgaggtcccttccaacccaaactcttctatgattctatgacatatgGTAAAGCACCCTCCCTCAAGATGTTTTAGGGGTGGTTTTATGGAGCACTTTTCTCAGGGATGTTGCTGCGCCTCCCACCCATGCATCCGTGTTCCCTTCCAGGCTGGTGGCTCAGGAGATGGCCCGGGTACACGCCATCCATGCCAACGGGAGCCTCCCCAAGCCCATCCTCTGGCAGAAGCTACACAAATACCTCACCCTCGTGAAGACGGATCTCAGCCCAAAGGTATCCAACCCCAGGTAAAGGCAGAGGGATCCCAAAGAACCAGGCTCTGGCTTGGGCATCCGCTGCCCTCCCATCTGTAAGGCTTCTCCATATGGGACCGGGGGGAAGAGCCCCAGTTCCCAGGTAAAGCCTCTGTGGGGTTGGGAATGGGGTTGGGAATGGGGTTGGAGCTGTATCTGCCCATGTGGCCACTtctggatcatagaatcatagaatcaccaggttggaagacacccaccggctcatcgatCACAATCACTACATGAAAAAACTTGCAGCCAAGACCCCAAGAGCAGGTGGGATGGAGGCATCTCCATGCACCCTTCAGCACTTTTCCTCCTGCTGGTCTGGGAGCAGAGTTAGAGCAGAGACAGCTCTGGGTTGTGCCTGTACAGCATCCAGGCAGGATCTATCCTGAGCCAGAGACTCCCACCTGCTGTATTAAtccatctcctcctgctccctgcaaACGTAGCCTGCATTTCAAACCCTCCCTAGAATAAAGTTGAAGCTCAAACCGTTCTTAGGACCGGCATCTGAGCAGGAATATTCAGCCAGTGTTGGTGGAGGGGATGCTAGAAACCCAGTAGAGATTAAAGCAGCCAGTCCCCACCTCAGACCAGTTCATCCCATTTCTGGGAGCCTGGTGAGTGCTGAGGTGCCTGGGAAGGGTGCGGGCAGCCCCAAGAGTTGGTGGAGGGGAATGAACCCGAAGGCAAGCGAATCATTAACCTGTTTCTCAAGCAGAGTGGCAGGACACGGGGCTTTTCTCGGCACTCACCCCGCTGCAGGCAGACTTTACCCAAGCCTGCACCTTCAGTGCAGTCAACTAGGTAATGATTAACTAGTTCTCTTCTGGGAACTGAGACTTCTGGGCTCGCTGAGAGGGTGCGTGTCCTGGCAGAGTCCAAAAAATTCCCGTTGCCTGAGGGTTAGTTGGAGAGCAAGTCACTTTGGGAACAAGTGCTGGGGTTGGGTGAGTTTGGGGGATGGATGGGGATGTTGGTGGGTAGAAGGGAAGGGCTGAGACTGCTCTGTGGCATCTGCCAGGCACCCTGGGTACCACCCAGAGGATGTCCGACCCGAACCTGGCTTCCCAACCCAAACTGGCCTCATTAGCCCTGCTTcgtgtcactgatgagttcatgTAGTAAATGCATGGAGGGAACCAAGGGAGGTTCCCCATAAGCAGAAGTGATTCCACcctgtccccttccccagcctccaGCAGGATGTGCCCAGCCTGGAGATGCTGGAACAGGAGCTGGCCTGGATGAAGGAAACTCTCTCCCAGCTGGGATCCCCCGTCGTGCTTTGCCACAACGACCTGCTTTGCAAGAACATCATCTACGACAGGACACAAGGTTCGTGGGGGCATCTTGGCCTGTTCGGTGGGGGGGATCTGTccctcacccacctccctgggggccggcagctccatctccagcccctctTGCAGCCCCTGCCTTTGCTTCTGCAGAGCACGTTCGCTTCATAGACTATGAGTACACGGGCTACAACTATCAGGCTTTCGACATTGGGAATCACTTTAATGAGTTTGCAGGTGAGTCGAGCTCCTCCCTGCGACGTGAAGGTCCCCTCCCCgactgcagcagctgccccacagcccccagtcctggggatggaggaggcagTTGCATCAGGCTattggagagcatccagaggaggccacagagttggtgaagggtttagaggggaagttggaagaggagcagctgaagtcactggagaagaggaggctgagggcagacctcGTAATGGTTTCCTGCTTCCTcacatggggaggaggaagagcaggtgctgagctcttctctccagTGACAAATAGGACCTGAGAATGGCACGAAGATGCTagaggagggttaggttggatattggaaattggttcttcactcagagggtgatggagcaccagaacagctcccagggaagcagtcacagtgccaagcctgacaatattccagaagcatttgtcCAGCACCCTCAGccacacggtgtgaatgttggggtgcagggacaagagttggactcgatggtccttgtgggaTCCTTCCCACTCGGGGCATCCTAAggttttgtgattctgtgatcctcaGGCTCATGGTGGGAAACAGGGTTAGAGCGACGCGCGAGGGGAGGGTCTGTGCTGGCGCTGGCTGCC
This portion of the Phaenicophaeus curvirostris isolate KB17595 chromosome 24, BPBGC_Pcur_1.0, whole genome shotgun sequence genome encodes:
- the ETNK2 gene encoding ethanolamine kinase 2 is translated as MAEPPARCPECPEPGCGGGPALPRLPIAVDEGDVLPGALRLVRELRPAWEPRSVRTKLFTDGITNKLVACYTDEGMADAVLVRVYGRKTELFVDRETELRNFQVLRAHGCAPDLYCAFQNGFCYQFLPGIALGPDHVRDPHIFRLVAQEMARVHAIHANGSLPKPILWQKLHKYLTLVKTDLSPKVSNPSLQQDVPSLEMLEQELAWMKETLSQLGSPVVLCHNDLLCKNIIYDRTQEHVRFIDYEYTGYNYQAFDIGNHFNEFAGVKEVDYRLYPSKETQLQWLRSYLQAYKQLTQQDRGGTGVSEEELETLYVQVNKFSLASHFLWACWGLIQDKYSTIDFNFLRYAKLRFKQYFKMKPVVTAMQISK